From a single Eretmochelys imbricata isolate rEreImb1 chromosome 13, rEreImb1.hap1, whole genome shotgun sequence genomic region:
- the TOMM34 gene encoding mitochondrial import receptor subunit TOM34, whose product MVGAGCSPCSMAPAARVSELRRAGNEQFRNGQYCQAAALYSQALGLLEAAGEKNAEEVSVLYSNRAACHLKDGNCSLCVKDCSVALDLVPFGIKPLLRRAAAYEALERYQLAYVDYKTVLQVDCTVQAAHDGVNRMTKALLEKDGLEWRQKLPPIPSVPISAQRRWDFPPAGSQAAAPRHKPYETASLEKQVPTAAMIERAKILKQEGNELVKKGNHKKAIEKYSESLKLSNQECTTYTNRALCYLSLKQYKEAIQDCTEALELDAKNIKAFYRRAQAFKELKDYKSSMADINSLLKIEPKNIAAQKLLQELNKNLK is encoded by the exons ATGGTCGGGGCTGGCTGTTCTCCGTGCTCCATGGCCCCCGCGGCCCGGGTCTCCGAGCTGCGCCGCGCCGGGAACGAGCAGTTCCGCAACGGCCAGTACTGTCAGGCCGCCGCGCTCTACAGCCAGgcgctggggctgctggaggcgGCAG GGGAGAAGAATGCTGAGGAAGTGAGTGTCCTCTATTCAAATCGAGCTGCCTGCCACTTGAAGGATGGAAATTGTAGCCTCTGTGTTAAGGACTGTTCAGT TGCTCTGGACCTGGTCCCTTTTGGAATCAAACCCCTACTGAGGCGGGCAGCAGCCTATGAGGCTCTGGAGAGATACCAGTTGGCCTATGTGGACTACAAGACTGTATTACAGGTTGATTGCACTGTACAGGCTGCACACGATGGTGTCAACAG AATGACAAAAGCCCTGTTGGAGAAGGATGGCCTTGAGTGGCGCCAGAAGCTCCCACCAATCCCTTCAGTTCCTATTTCTGCTCAGCGAAGATGGGACTTTCCTCCTGCAGGAAGCCAGGCGGCTGCCCCAAGACACAAACCATATGAAACTGCATCTCTAGAAAAACAAG TGCCTACTGCTGCCATGATTGAAAGAGCAAAAATTTTGAAGCAAGAAGGAAATGAACTTGTGAAGAAAGGGAACCATAAAAAAGCTATTGAAAAGTACAGCGAGAGTCTAAAACTCAGTAACCAGGAATGCACAACTTACACCAACAG AGCTCTTTGTTACCTGTCTCTGAAGCAGTACAAGGAAGCAATACAAGACTGCACAGAAGCTTTGGAGTTAGATGCTAAAAATATTAAGGCGTTTTACAGACGTGCTCAAGCATTTAAAGAACTAAAG GATTACAAATCAAGCATGGCTGACATTAATAGCCTTCTGAAAATTGAACCAAAGAACATAGCTGCACAGAAACTACTGCAAGAATTGAACAAgaacttaaaataa